The DNA segment ACGTTACTTTGTTTGATGAGTGGCACTTTTATTCCCCACCATTCTGGAGGCTACGCCGTGACAGTTCCCCATGCTGCACCTCCCGCCGACGGTCCTCTCGCCGGGCTCCGCGTGGTCGAGATGGGGCAACTCTTGGCCGGCCCGTTCTGTGGGCAGATGCTCGGAGATCTGGGCGCCGACGTCGTGAAGATCGAGGACCCGAAGAAGGGCGATCCGCTGCGACAGTGGGGCCGTCAACTTCCACAGGGGCAGTCGCTGTGGTGGACGATCGTGGGCCGAAACAAGCGCTCGGTTACCCTCAACCTGCGGGAGCCCGAAGCCCAGGACCTGGCGCGTCAGATCATCGCCACCGCTGACATCGTCATTGAGAACTTTCGGCCCGGCACCATGGAACGGTGGGGCCTCGGATACGACGTCTTGCAGGAGCTCAACCCCGGGTTGATCATGGTCCGGGTCTCCGGGTTCGGGCAGGATGGGCCCTACTCGCAGCGCGCCGGCTACGGCGCGATCGGTGAGGCGATGGGCGGGCTCCGCTATGTGGTGGGGGATCCCTCCACGCCGCCGTCGCGCGTCGGGATTTCGATCGGTGACACCCTGGCCGCACTCTTTGCCGCCATCGGCGCCCTGGCCGCAATCCGTGAACGGGATGTCAGCGGCCGCGGGCAGATCGTGGACTCCGCAATCTATGAGGCGGTGCTCGGGGTGATGGAATCCCTCGTCCCCGAATGGCAGATTTCTGGTTATCAGCGTGAGCGCACGGGAGCCATTCTGCCCAACGTCGCCCCCAGTAACGTGTATCCCACCAAGGACGGCAAGTGGATCCTTATCGCGGCCAACCAGGACACCGTCTTCTCTCGGCTCGCGAAAGCCATCGGCCGGCCTGGCCTTGCCGAGGACCCGCGGTACGCCACGCACGGCGCTCGCGGCGAGCGGCAGGCTGAGCTCGACGGAATCATTGCGGACTACACCTCGGCCTACGACGCCGAGGACCTCGAGTCCGCCCTTGAAGAGTCGGGGGTGCCCTCCGGGAAGATCTTCCGACCAGTCGATATGCTCGCCGATCCGCAGTACCAGGCCCGGGAGTCGATCACCAGTGTCGACCACCCCGTACTCGGCCCGGTCGCCATGCAGAATGTCTTTCCAAGATTGAGCCGCACCACCGGGACCGTGCGATGGCCGGGCCCGGAGCTGGGACAGCATACGGAGGAGGTCCTCGCGGAGATCGGCGTCGACCCCGCCGCTCTGGCGGCCTTGCGTGGACGGAATGTCGCATGAGCATCCCCCAGCTTCCATCCGCCATCCGGCTCGTGGAGGTAGGCCTGCGCGACGGACTGCAGTCAGTGCCGGAACCGCTGTCCACCGGGAAGAAGGTTGAGCTCATCCACATGCTCATCGATGCGGGGGTGCGAGAGATTGAAGCGGTCTCCTTCGCCCACCCGAAAGTCCTCCCCCAACTGGCCGACGCGGCCGACGTCATGGCAGCTGTGCCGCGCGTCCCCGGAGTCCGGTACCGCGGACTGGCACCGAATTTCCGCGGGGCCGAGCGTGCGGTGGACTGCGGCCTCGACGAGCTCGTCATCGTCGTTTCAGCTGATGAGGAAGTGAGCCTC comes from the Arthrobacter sp. CAN_C5 genome and includes:
- a CDS encoding CaiB/BaiF CoA-transferase family protein, producing MTVPHAAPPADGPLAGLRVVEMGQLLAGPFCGQMLGDLGADVVKIEDPKKGDPLRQWGRQLPQGQSLWWTIVGRNKRSVTLNLREPEAQDLARQIIATADIVIENFRPGTMERWGLGYDVLQELNPGLIMVRVSGFGQDGPYSQRAGYGAIGEAMGGLRYVVGDPSTPPSRVGISIGDTLAALFAAIGALAAIRERDVSGRGQIVDSAIYEAVLGVMESLVPEWQISGYQRERTGAILPNVAPSNVYPTKDGKWILIAANQDTVFSRLAKAIGRPGLAEDPRYATHGARGERQAELDGIIADYTSAYDAEDLESALEESGVPSGKIFRPVDMLADPQYQARESITSVDHPVLGPVAMQNVFPRLSRTTGTVRWPGPELGQHTEEVLAEIGVDPAALAALRGRNVA